One genomic segment of Paraburkholderia aromaticivorans includes these proteins:
- a CDS encoding ATPase domain-containing protein, with the protein MTIHESPTSSRSNVETGVPGLDEILGGGLVRGGVYLLEGMAGAGKTILSSQIGFHRVSQGEKVLYMTLIAESHDKLLGHLKGLSFFDEKAVAQQMLFVSGYHELMQDGLDGFLKLIASSIYDYRPSLMIIDGFRSAREFSETELSLSKFIHELNALVAAMDCTTLLLAPLSGNEPHPEHTLVDGLIELNRYNDGMRRAREIEVHKMRARNHLMGKHFFRIAESGLLMFPRLEAQCAAQPGPVDLKARLGFGLPHLDTLLGGGFAQGSTTTLIGPSGVGKTLLCLQFLAAGVARGERCVYLGFYEGPQRLIGKAEAVSIGLTEAHDDGRLVIQWQPAIELAVDELAATALATVQKVGASRIVIDGVEGFRDSALRTERFGLFLNALLHQLREACVTTLLTEELPLYADPGHSRSVRVSALTENLLLLRYAETEAGLRRMISVVKQRESAHDTSLRELVISPQGLDVIEAPGGTASMYSAAGLSATLPPRRNT; encoded by the coding sequence ATGACTATCCACGAATCTCCGACGTCTTCCCGATCCAACGTGGAAACAGGCGTCCCCGGTCTCGACGAGATCCTGGGCGGAGGTCTGGTCCGCGGCGGCGTCTACCTGCTGGAAGGCATGGCCGGCGCCGGCAAGACGATTCTGTCGAGCCAGATTGGCTTTCATCGTGTAAGCCAGGGCGAGAAGGTGCTGTATATGACCTTGATCGCCGAATCGCACGACAAGCTCCTGGGGCATCTGAAGGGTCTGAGCTTCTTCGACGAAAAAGCCGTCGCACAGCAGATGCTGTTCGTCTCCGGCTATCACGAACTGATGCAGGACGGTCTCGACGGCTTCCTCAAGCTGATCGCCTCGAGCATTTACGATTACCGCCCGAGCCTGATGATCATCGACGGCTTTCGCAGCGCGCGCGAATTCAGCGAAACCGAATTGTCGCTGTCGAAGTTCATCCACGAGTTGAACGCGCTGGTCGCGGCCATGGATTGCACGACCCTGCTGCTCGCGCCGCTTTCGGGCAACGAACCGCATCCGGAGCACACGCTGGTCGACGGTCTGATCGAGCTGAACCGGTACAACGACGGCATGCGCCGCGCGCGCGAAATCGAAGTCCACAAGATGCGCGCGCGCAATCATTTAATGGGCAAGCATTTTTTCCGCATTGCCGAAAGCGGCCTGTTGATGTTCCCGCGACTGGAAGCGCAATGCGCCGCACAGCCCGGCCCGGTGGATCTGAAAGCGCGCCTCGGTTTCGGCCTGCCGCATCTGGACACCCTGCTGGGCGGCGGCTTTGCGCAAGGCTCCACGACGACGCTGATCGGGCCGTCGGGCGTCGGCAAGACGCTGCTCTGCCTGCAATTTCTCGCCGCTGGCGTGGCGCGCGGCGAACGCTGTGTGTACCTTGGCTTTTACGAAGGACCGCAGCGGCTCATCGGCAAAGCCGAGGCCGTGTCGATCGGCCTCACCGAAGCGCATGACGACGGCCGGCTCGTGATCCAGTGGCAACCGGCCATCGAACTGGCCGTCGACGAACTCGCGGCCACCGCGCTCGCCACGGTCCAGAAGGTCGGCGCATCGCGCATCGTCATCGATGGTGTGGAAGGCTTCCGCGATTCCGCATTGCGCACCGAGCGCTTCGGCCTGTTCCTGAATGCACTGTTGCATCAGCTTCGCGAAGCCTGCGTCACGACGCTGCTAACTGAAGAATTGCCGCTCTACGCCGACCCAGGCCATTCCCGGAGCGTGCGCGTCTCGGCGTTGACCGAGAATCTCCTGTTGTTGCGTTACGCCGAAACGGAGGCGGGTCTGCGGCGCATGATTTCCGTGGTCAAACAGCGCGAAAGCGCCCACGACACCTCCTTGCGAGAGCTCGTGATTTCGCCTCAGGGTCTCGACGTGATCGAAGCCCCGGGCGGTACCGCGAGCATGTATTCGGCGGCAGGCCTGTCAGCCACGTTGCCGCCGCGACGAAATACGTAG
- a CDS encoding PP2C family protein-serine/threonine phosphatase, producing MTCASQFRWTSSARSDAGRVREINEDACLDQSELGRWAVADGMGGHAVGDVASRLVIDALARLTSPVSMKAFVADARARLQSANRQLREEAARRQVQRIGSTVVALLACDRFCGYVWAGDSRLYLLREGSLRQLTRDHSQVEALKSLGVITEEEARHHPAQHMITRAVGATDVLELDDDAIEVVDGDVFLLCSDGLSNEVSEDEMLAVLSKSASVNASEELVELALARGGRDNITAVVVRAEDPNASDKTLLNPAP from the coding sequence GTGACCTGTGCGAGCCAATTTCGCTGGACGTCGTCCGCGCGTTCCGATGCCGGACGCGTCCGCGAAATCAACGAAGATGCCTGCCTCGACCAGTCCGAACTCGGACGCTGGGCCGTTGCCGACGGCATGGGCGGTCACGCGGTCGGCGATGTGGCGAGCCGTCTGGTGATCGATGCGCTCGCCCGGCTGACCTCGCCAGTTAGCATGAAGGCGTTTGTCGCCGACGCACGGGCGCGCCTGCAAAGCGCCAATCGTCAACTGCGGGAAGAAGCCGCGCGCCGCCAGGTGCAGCGTATCGGCAGCACAGTCGTTGCGCTGCTCGCCTGCGACCGTTTCTGCGGCTACGTATGGGCCGGCGACAGCCGGCTGTATCTGCTGCGCGAAGGCAGTTTGCGGCAACTCACGCGCGATCACAGTCAGGTTGAGGCGCTCAAGTCGCTCGGCGTGATCACCGAGGAGGAAGCGCGGCATCATCCGGCGCAGCATATGATCACGCGCGCCGTCGGCGCAACCGACGTGCTCGAACTCGACGACGACGCCATCGAGGTTGTGGATGGCGACGTTTTCCTTCTCTGCAGCGACGGCCTGAGCAATGAGGTCAGCGAAGACGAGATGCTGGCCGTGCTGAGCAAGTCGGCAAGCGTGAACGCTTCTGAAGAACTCGTCGAGCTGGCGCTCGCGCGCGGCGGACGCGACAACATCACCGCCGTGGTGGTGCGCGCCGAAGACCCGAATGCATCGGACAAAACCCTGCTGAACCCGGCGCCTTGA
- a CDS encoding acyltransferase family protein — translation MALADKHHCDTLDLIRALAAGAVCISHLRNLMFVDYRSSAAMGLAGKAFYFVSNYGHTAVIVFFLLSGYFVGGSVLRQVQAGTWTWQRYLTERMSRLWIVLIPALLLTMFWDRLGIALGGGSFYLGTEGTFDQQINVASHLGGATLACNLVFLQTLACGTYGSNGPLWSLANEFWYYLWFPACFVLLRQRRGFAAFAAAALALATMIAFPSLLSGFGLWLLGVILVVLERRFAARSVRTGLPWFTLASGAAFLAALVCSRLFLWSNDWAVGVPCFIFLRCILWENVRLRPALLSRIAIRFSAFSYSLYLTHFSFILFVAAVGFGHRIQFDARGVLVLMSMLVACYVYAYTVYLLFEQNTKRAQRSIQKFRFVRATPDSVTPHSGSRGSIT, via the coding sequence ATGGCGCTTGCCGACAAACACCATTGCGACACGCTGGACCTGATCCGCGCACTGGCGGCAGGCGCGGTATGCATCAGTCATCTGCGCAATCTCATGTTTGTCGATTACCGTTCGAGTGCCGCCATGGGACTCGCGGGCAAGGCGTTCTATTTCGTCAGTAACTACGGCCACACTGCGGTGATCGTATTTTTCCTGCTGAGCGGATACTTTGTGGGCGGTTCGGTGTTGCGCCAGGTCCAGGCGGGAACCTGGACCTGGCAGCGCTATCTGACCGAACGCATGTCGCGGCTGTGGATCGTGCTGATTCCCGCTCTGCTGCTGACCATGTTCTGGGACCGCCTGGGCATCGCATTGGGAGGCGGGTCCTTTTATCTCGGGACCGAGGGTACGTTCGATCAGCAGATCAACGTCGCATCGCATCTCGGAGGCGCGACGCTAGCTTGCAACCTCGTGTTCCTGCAGACCCTCGCGTGCGGCACCTATGGATCCAATGGGCCGTTGTGGAGTCTCGCCAACGAGTTCTGGTATTACCTCTGGTTCCCCGCGTGCTTCGTACTACTGCGTCAGCGGCGTGGCTTCGCGGCCTTCGCGGCGGCTGCACTCGCACTCGCCACGATGATCGCGTTCCCGTCGCTTCTGAGCGGGTTCGGCCTCTGGCTGCTCGGCGTCATCCTGGTGGTTCTGGAAAGGCGCTTTGCGGCGCGGAGCGTGCGTACGGGCTTGCCCTGGTTCACGCTGGCAAGCGGAGCGGCGTTTCTCGCCGCGCTGGTGTGCTCGCGTTTGTTCCTGTGGAGCAACGACTGGGCCGTTGGCGTGCCGTGTTTCATTTTCCTGCGTTGCATTCTCTGGGAAAACGTTCGCCTGCGTCCGGCGCTCCTGTCGCGTATCGCGATACGCTTCTCCGCATTCTCCTATTCGCTGTATCTCACGCATTTCTCGTTCATTCTGTTCGTCGCCGCAGTCGGGTTCGGGCACCGTATCCAGTTCGACGCTCGCGGTGTGCTGGTGCTCATGAGCATGCTCGTCGCGTGTTACGTCTATGCGTACACGGTATATCTGCTGTTCGAGCAGAATACCAAACGCGCGCAGAGGAGCATCCAGAAGTTCCGTTTTGTGCGCGCAACGCCGGATTCAGTCACCCCGCATAGCGGCTCGCGTGGAAGCATTACCTGA
- a CDS encoding response regulator has translation MKTILVVDDEFDILTVWRLLLERHGYTVLVASNGAAALEQIGKTRPDIILSDCMMPVMSGLQLCAALNADPDLRAIPIILCSAAADIPLQPNPTIAYARKPLSFDTLLAMLQRMAA, from the coding sequence ATGAAAACCATTCTGGTCGTGGACGACGAGTTCGACATCCTCACGGTCTGGCGACTGTTGCTGGAGCGGCACGGCTATACCGTGCTGGTCGCGTCGAACGGGGCGGCCGCGCTCGAACAGATAGGCAAGACCCGGCCCGACATCATCTTGTCGGACTGCATGATGCCGGTCATGTCCGGGCTGCAATTGTGCGCGGCGCTCAACGCCGATCCCGATCTGCGCGCCATTCCGATCATTCTGTGCAGCGCGGCGGCGGATATACCCCTGCAGCCGAACCCCACGATCGCCTACGCGCGCAAGCCGCTCTCCTTCGACACGTTACTGGCGATGCTTCAGCGCATGGCCGCATAA
- a CDS encoding tetratricopeptide repeat protein: MSSVQSQRRPVTWRSRPFSAESGLKHRTRGRHLATGFVPLGLRTAGFIGRGPKQLWPYVLPWVFAVLTVGFFCLVVRGVLTRQLLVPPVETPQSLVERGYTSNFLAERIMSSMRAIGQDAESIPHDTMTDNDAQPDIQIPGQEMSYATTVRFIKGVIKRTDVVVHVGITKVNESADSYIAHVQIEGGPFNARESTVPFEGRDLEKFVHDIAVKAMRLAEPNILASHLYSQVQKTKCSLAQCDYGEIVSIYDEVLSLPASEQGEWALAGKAWLLANQGLSKEAEQQTREALTVYTHSAVLRASLGIALEQQHRIDDALEALRAGASEKSKTAENLRLLGDVLLHANRYSEALDAFKQADSMKPDSVDNLHDWGEALVTVGRYDEAIEKLSRAVALRPDLAPSYAEWGRALDRKGDLLGASRKYAQALQLDAGTLSARESRLARVAKAIQEGDRPDMPKPDRQIRPVSHPPAALPFQTA; the protein is encoded by the coding sequence TTCGTGCCGCTCGGGTTACGGACCGCCGGCTTCATCGGCCGGGGTCCGAAGCAATTGTGGCCGTATGTCTTGCCGTGGGTTTTCGCGGTGCTCACCGTCGGTTTCTTCTGCCTCGTCGTGCGCGGCGTACTCACGCGGCAGTTGCTGGTGCCACCGGTCGAAACGCCGCAGTCGCTGGTGGAACGCGGTTATACGTCGAACTTTCTCGCGGAACGCATCATGTCTTCGATGAGAGCGATCGGTCAGGACGCCGAGTCGATTCCTCACGACACCATGACCGACAACGACGCGCAACCGGACATTCAGATTCCCGGCCAGGAGATGTCGTATGCGACGACAGTGCGCTTCATCAAAGGCGTCATAAAACGCACGGATGTCGTGGTTCACGTCGGCATCACCAAGGTCAACGAGAGCGCCGACTCCTATATAGCCCACGTGCAGATTGAAGGCGGCCCGTTCAATGCCCGCGAAAGCACCGTGCCTTTCGAAGGACGCGACCTGGAAAAGTTCGTGCACGATATCGCTGTCAAAGCCATGCGTCTCGCCGAACCGAATATTCTGGCCAGTCACCTCTATTCGCAAGTCCAGAAGACCAAGTGCTCGCTCGCGCAATGCGACTACGGCGAGATCGTCTCGATCTACGACGAAGTGCTGTCACTGCCCGCCTCCGAGCAAGGCGAATGGGCGCTCGCTGGCAAAGCGTGGTTGCTCGCCAATCAGGGGCTCTCCAAAGAAGCCGAACAGCAGACCCGCGAAGCGCTGACCGTGTACACGCATTCGGCGGTGCTGCGTGCAAGCCTCGGCATTGCACTCGAACAGCAGCATCGCATCGACGACGCACTGGAAGCATTGCGAGCCGGTGCGAGCGAGAAATCGAAGACTGCTGAAAATCTGCGTCTTCTCGGCGACGTGCTGTTGCATGCGAATCGCTATTCCGAAGCGCTCGACGCATTCAAGCAGGCTGACAGCATGAAGCCGGACTCTGTCGACAACCTGCACGATTGGGGCGAAGCGCTGGTTACGGTCGGCCGTTATGACGAAGCGATCGAAAAACTTTCCCGCGCGGTCGCACTGCGCCCGGATCTGGCGCCCTCCTACGCGGAATGGGGCCGGGCACTGGATCGCAAAGGCGATCTGCTCGGCGCCTCGCGCAAATACGCGCAAGCGTTGCAACTCGACGCGGGCACTTTGTCGGCGCGAGAAAGTCGTCTGGCGCGCGTCGCGAAAGCGATTCAGGAAGGCGATCGCCCCGACATGCCGAAACCCGATAGACAAATCAGACCCGTTTCGCATCCCCCCGCAGCGCTTCCGTTTCAAACGGCCTAA
- a CDS encoding lecithin retinol acyltransferase family protein encodes MNTKLLPTSSDSSEDRRDAASTIDLPIGAHLVTQRRGYEHHGIYVGNGRVVHYAGFASSAHRGPVEEVELERFAAGHPLSIRSTPSARYVGDEAVRRARSRLGENHYRLLTNNCEHFCSWCLLGESRSEQVHCCLRHPRTGMHALVCLVKAFVESSAKGAQGAMQLA; translated from the coding sequence ATGAACACCAAACTTCTCCCGACGAGCAGCGATAGCAGCGAAGACCGCCGCGACGCCGCGTCCACCATCGACCTGCCGATCGGCGCGCACCTCGTCACGCAACGTCGCGGGTACGAACACCACGGCATCTATGTGGGCAATGGTCGCGTGGTTCATTACGCGGGCTTTGCGAGTTCCGCGCATCGCGGCCCGGTTGAAGAAGTGGAACTGGAACGCTTCGCCGCCGGTCACCCGCTGTCGATCCGCTCCACCCCGTCCGCCCGCTACGTCGGCGACGAAGCCGTGCGCCGCGCACGCTCCCGTCTCGGTGAAAACCACTACCGCCTGCTGACGAACAACTGCGAGCACTTCTGCTCGTGGTGCCTGCTCGGCGAAAGCCGTAGCGAACAGGTGCATTGCTGCCTGCGCCATCCGCGCACCGGCATGCATGCGCTCGTGTGCCTCGTGAAGGCTTTCGTGGAAAGCAGTGCGAAGGGCGCTCAGGGTGCCATGCAGTTGGCGTAA
- a CDS encoding DUF4148 domain-containing protein, whose product MKSLIQAVVIATVLAAPVASFAQSNQPVTRAQVRAELIQLEKAGYQPGRDDPHYPADIQAAQARVDAQNGTAQAAQSGFGGVVSGASQSGRPELANGPKSIYFGN is encoded by the coding sequence ATGAAATCGCTCATTCAAGCAGTTGTTATTGCCACCGTCCTGGCCGCGCCTGTTGCTTCGTTTGCGCAGTCAAACCAGCCTGTGACCCGCGCCCAAGTGCGCGCCGAACTGATTCAACTGGAAAAGGCCGGCTATCAACCGGGCCGCGACGACCCGCACTACCCGGCTGACATTCAGGCCGCGCAAGCTCGCGTCGACGCTCAGAACGGAACCGCGCAGGCAGCGCAAAGCGGCTTCGGTGGCGTGGTGAGTGGCGCGTCGCAATCGGGCCGCCCGGAACTCGCCAACGGCCCGAAGTCGATCTACTTCGGCAATTAA
- a CDS encoding LysR family transcriptional regulator gives MRPYLPLNALRAFESSARHLSFTRAALELNVTQAAVSQQVRSLEERLGTALFKRLPRGLAMTDEGLALRPVLTDAFDRIEAVLKQFEGGHFHEVLTVGVVGTFAVGWLMPRLKSFRDAHPFVELRLLTNNNLVDLATEGLDFAIRFGDGTWPGSLATKLLDAPLALLCTPEVAARLSKPEDLANETLLRSYRADDWMSWFTAAGIAPRPIRGPVFDSSRLMVEAAMQGAGIALAPALMFDHEINTGRLVRPFEVEVHAGSYWLTGLKGKPMTPAMLLFSQWIVKEAAGQTPN, from the coding sequence ATGAGACCGTACCTTCCGCTGAACGCGCTGCGCGCTTTCGAATCGTCCGCGCGGCATCTGAGCTTCACGCGCGCGGCGCTCGAGTTGAACGTCACCCAGGCCGCCGTCAGCCAGCAGGTCAGAAGCCTGGAGGAGCGGCTCGGCACCGCGCTCTTCAAGCGTCTGCCGCGTGGTCTTGCCATGACGGACGAGGGTCTCGCGCTGCGTCCGGTGCTGACCGACGCGTTCGATCGCATCGAAGCCGTCCTCAAGCAATTCGAAGGCGGCCACTTTCACGAAGTGCTGACGGTCGGCGTAGTGGGCACGTTCGCGGTGGGATGGCTGATGCCGCGACTCAAGTCGTTTCGCGACGCGCATCCGTTTGTCGAACTGCGGCTGCTGACGAACAACAACCTGGTCGATCTCGCCACCGAAGGTCTCGACTTCGCGATCCGTTTCGGCGACGGCACATGGCCCGGTTCGCTCGCGACCAAACTGCTCGACGCGCCGCTCGCGCTGCTATGCACGCCTGAAGTCGCCGCGCGTCTGTCGAAGCCGGAGGATCTCGCCAATGAGACGCTGCTGCGCTCCTATCGCGCTGACGACTGGATGAGCTGGTTCACGGCCGCCGGCATTGCGCCACGGCCGATTCGCGGGCCGGTGTTCGATTCGTCGCGGCTTATGGTGGAAGCGGCGATGCAGGGCGCGGGGATCGCGCTCGCGCCCGCCTTGATGTTCGATCACGAGATCAACACAGGCCGGCTGGTGCGCCCGTTCGAGGTGGAGGTTCACGCCGGCAGTTACTGGCTCACAGGGTTGAAGGGCAAACCCATGACGCCGGCGATGCTGCTGTTCAGTCAGTGGATCGTCAAGGAAGCGGCCGGGCAGACGCCAAACTAG
- a CDS encoding glycoside hydrolase family 108 protein, with amino-acid sequence MDNFDDAFKALIGNEGGYSFNPHDPGGETMWGVTARVARSEGYTGAMKDLPLDTAKQIAKQKYWDPLHLDELDPRVAFQIFDANYNGGLVVLWMQKASGAKEDGKFGPDTLDAVKSADPLKFVMRFAAFRLRYLRNLHAWPNFSRGWTERMAANLLLGAA; translated from the coding sequence ATGGACAACTTCGATGATGCGTTCAAGGCTCTAATCGGCAATGAAGGTGGGTACTCCTTCAATCCGCATGACCCGGGCGGAGAAACGATGTGGGGCGTGACGGCACGGGTGGCGCGCAGCGAGGGCTATACCGGGGCCATGAAAGATCTGCCGCTGGATACCGCGAAACAGATCGCGAAGCAGAAGTACTGGGATCCCTTGCACCTCGATGAACTCGACCCGCGAGTGGCCTTTCAGATATTCGACGCCAATTACAACGGCGGGCTGGTGGTGTTGTGGATGCAAAAGGCGTCCGGCGCGAAAGAAGATGGCAAGTTCGGCCCGGACACACTGGACGCGGTCAAAAGCGCGGACCCGCTGAAGTTTGTCATGCGCTTTGCCGCCTTTCGTTTGCGTTATCTGCGGAACCTGCATGCATGGCCCAATTTCAGCCGTGGATGGACAGAAAGAATGGCCGCGAATCTTCTCCTGGGAGCAGCATGA
- a CDS encoding phytoene/squalene synthase family protein — MPNPTRAFLLGPLLKGVSRSFYLTLRVLPVGMRDPIGLAYLLARAADTIADTSLISPEQRLALLLSLREQVNGAADDGALFRRMAAEVAGQQVQSDEKVLLESLGPALDVLLQLSEFDRKAVREIVTTLTEGMEFDLRTFPDERSGRIAALREYDELDRYTYLVAGCVGEFWTTMTYAHMPGTLREQPDTMARRGVRFGKALQMTNVLRDCGKDLRIGRCYLPQTLLDRYGLSAQDLLLPANSVRARPLMIELLRKTLDHFREALDYTLAIPASAVRLRLASLWPILIGLETLILLVDNDAWLDPQKVSKVRRNKVYQIIAWSLLLVPSNGLVRNAVEQRIRQIEARF, encoded by the coding sequence ATGCCGAATCCGACCCGGGCCTTCCTTCTCGGCCCGCTCCTGAAAGGCGTTTCACGCTCCTTTTATCTCACGCTGCGCGTGCTGCCCGTCGGGATGCGCGATCCGATCGGACTTGCCTACCTGCTGGCGCGCGCGGCCGACACGATCGCGGATACCTCGCTGATCTCGCCTGAACAACGCCTCGCCTTGCTGCTGTCGCTACGCGAGCAGGTGAATGGCGCGGCGGACGACGGCGCGCTGTTCCGGCGCATGGCCGCCGAAGTGGCGGGGCAGCAGGTCCAGTCGGATGAGAAGGTCCTGCTCGAATCGCTCGGTCCCGCGCTCGACGTGCTACTGCAACTGAGCGAGTTCGATCGCAAGGCCGTGCGCGAGATCGTCACGACGTTGACCGAGGGCATGGAGTTCGACCTTCGCACCTTTCCGGACGAACGTTCCGGCCGGATCGCGGCGCTGCGCGAATACGACGAACTCGACCGCTATACGTATCTGGTGGCGGGCTGCGTCGGCGAATTCTGGACCACGATGACCTACGCGCACATGCCCGGCACGCTGAGGGAGCAACCCGACACCATGGCACGGCGCGGCGTGCGTTTCGGCAAGGCACTGCAAATGACCAACGTGCTGCGCGATTGCGGCAAGGATTTGCGCATCGGCCGCTGCTACCTGCCGCAGACCCTGCTCGACCGATATGGTCTGAGCGCGCAAGACCTGCTGCTGCCGGCCAACTCCGTGCGTGCCCGACCGTTGATGATCGAGCTTCTGCGCAAGACACTCGATCATTTCCGCGAAGCCCTCGACTACACGCTGGCCATTCCCGCGTCCGCGGTACGGCTGCGTCTTGCGAGCCTGTGGCCGATTCTGATCGGCCTGGAGACGCTGATCCTTCTGGTGGACAACGACGCCTGGCTCGATCCGCAAAAAGTCTCCAAAGTTCGGCGCAACAAGGTGTATCAGATCATCGCCTGGTCGCTGTTGCTGGTGCCTTCGAATGGGCTCGTGCGCAACGCCGTCGAACAGCGAATCAGGCAGATCGAAGCGCGCTTCTGA
- the bla gene encoding class A beta-lactamase: protein MVTRRKFAGAMLGVSIAGVAVGGAGAFGKTMKTGAAAQGRELGRAEPIRRRLAEIEVASGGRLGVSIVDTMSGLHAGWRTDERFPMCSTFKVLAVGAVLARTDRGEEDLQRRVVFSQNDVVSNSPATSKHTRELTGQAGMSIAELCKAAITLSDNTAANLLLATFGGPAGLTAFARGLGDGITRLDRNEPTLNEAMPGDPRDTTTPNAMLGNLRELLLGEHLSPPSRAQLLAWLAANETGGARIRARLPKEWGVGDKTGTGDHGTANDVAILWPPGRGPVLVTVYLTETDGNAARSNAAIANVGALVVASI, encoded by the coding sequence ATGGTCACAAGACGCAAGTTCGCGGGCGCGATGCTGGGTGTTTCGATAGCTGGAGTTGCAGTTGGCGGAGCCGGCGCGTTCGGCAAGACGATGAAAACGGGGGCGGCGGCGCAGGGGCGCGAACTGGGCAGGGCCGAACCAATCCGGCGGCGGCTTGCTGAAATCGAAGTGGCGAGCGGCGGCCGGCTCGGGGTGTCGATCGTCGATACGATGTCCGGCTTGCACGCCGGTTGGCGGACCGACGAGCGCTTTCCGATGTGCAGCACCTTCAAAGTGCTGGCGGTGGGCGCGGTGCTGGCGCGCACGGACCGCGGCGAGGAAGATTTGCAGCGGCGCGTGGTGTTCTCACAGAACGACGTGGTATCCAATTCGCCGGCCACGAGCAAGCACACCCGCGAGCTGACCGGTCAGGCGGGCATGAGCATCGCTGAACTGTGCAAGGCGGCGATCACGTTGAGCGACAACACGGCGGCCAATCTCTTGCTGGCGACGTTCGGCGGACCGGCGGGGCTGACCGCGTTCGCGCGCGGCCTGGGTGACGGCATCACGCGTCTGGATCGAAACGAGCCGACACTGAACGAAGCCATGCCCGGCGATCCGCGCGACACCACGACGCCCAACGCCATGCTCGGCAATCTGCGCGAACTTCTGCTCGGCGAGCATTTGTCGCCGCCGTCGCGGGCGCAACTGCTGGCGTGGCTCGCGGCGAACGAAACGGGCGGAGCGCGGATTCGCGCCAGGCTGCCAAAGGAGTGGGGCGTGGGCGACAAGACCGGCACTGGCGATCACGGCACCGCCAACGATGTGGCGATCCTCTGGCCACCCGGACGCGGTCCGGTGCTGGTGACCGTGTACCTGACCGAAACGGATGGCAACGCGGCGCGCAGCAATGCGGCGATCGCGAACGTGGGCGCCCTGGTGGTGGCGTCCATCTGA
- the tehA gene encoding dicarboxylate transporter/tellurite-resistance protein TehA has product MNSNRGAIPVAFFGIAVGALAFANLWRVAIRLWHLPAAVGTLTTVAALAVWLVILAVYGQKWLTHVAEARAEMKHPVQSSFAALGPVSSLLAAQLLEPYAHALALALFGVAVAAQLALGVYLHGRLWQGGRKPELVTPAIYLPTVAPSFVAGTAAAAFGFHQLGGLFFGAGLLSWLAIESLILHRAAVHEPLPEALRPLLGVQLAPPVVGGVTYLSLSSGTPDLFALVLLGYGLYQALLLLRLLPWIRQQAFVPGYWAFSFGVAALPTMALRMVERGATGPLEWAAPVLFVAANLIIAILAVKTLGLLVQGKLIPAATTATTATAAATPAVSSRPASPAPAASRIARAG; this is encoded by the coding sequence ATGAACAGCAATCGTGGGGCGATTCCAGTTGCTTTCTTCGGAATCGCGGTGGGCGCGCTGGCGTTTGCCAATTTGTGGCGCGTCGCGATCAGGCTCTGGCACCTGCCGGCTGCCGTGGGCACCTTGACGACGGTAGCCGCGCTCGCCGTGTGGCTCGTCATTCTGGCGGTATACGGGCAAAAGTGGCTGACGCATGTCGCCGAAGCCCGCGCGGAAATGAAGCATCCCGTGCAATCGTCGTTTGCGGCGCTCGGGCCCGTTTCAAGCCTGCTGGCCGCGCAGCTTCTAGAGCCGTATGCGCACGCGTTGGCGCTCGCGCTGTTCGGCGTGGCCGTCGCCGCGCAACTGGCGCTCGGCGTCTATCTGCATGGAAGGCTCTGGCAGGGTGGACGCAAGCCGGAACTGGTGACGCCTGCCATTTATCTGCCGACCGTGGCGCCGAGCTTCGTGGCCGGCACGGCTGCGGCCGCCTTCGGGTTCCATCAATTGGGCGGGCTTTTTTTCGGCGCGGGTCTGCTCTCGTGGCTTGCAATCGAATCGCTGATCCTGCATCGCGCCGCCGTGCATGAACCGCTGCCCGAAGCACTGCGCCCGCTGCTCGGCGTGCAACTCGCGCCGCCAGTGGTGGGTGGCGTGACCTATTTGAGCCTGAGCAGCGGCACGCCCGACCTGTTCGCGCTGGTCCTGCTCGGCTATGGCTTGTACCAGGCGCTGCTGCTGTTGCGTCTGCTGCCGTGGATTCGCCAGCAGGCTTTCGTCCCGGGCTATTGGGCCTTCAGCTTCGGTGTGGCCGCTCTGCCGACAATGGCGCTTCGGATGGTCGAACGAGGCGCGACGGGTCCGCTGGAATGGGCCGCGCCGGTTCTGTTCGTCGCGGCGAATCTGATCATCGCGATCCTGGCGGTGAAGACGCTGGGTTTGCTGGTGCAGGGCAAGCTCATTCCCGCCGCCACTACGGCCACTACCGCGACTGCCGCGGCGACGCCAGCCGTCAGTTCCCGGCCCGCATCGCCAGCACCGGCCGCTTCACGGATCGCCCGAGCCGGCTAG